A genomic region of Luteibacter aegosomatissinici contains the following coding sequences:
- a CDS encoding NAD(P)-dependent alcohol dehydrogenase yields MKAARMHEYGKPLVLEDIPVPDIAEDEVLVQVKACGMCRSDVQLIDGYFRPYADLKPPLTLGHEITGVIAKMGSLVPKGAGIAEGDHVVVAPGWGDGICRHCQVGDTQICPNVRWPGFGPVGGFAEFIPVPARYVIKVGKNLPFEQLAPLTDAGLTTYRGIRKLRDAGALGPDRVIGVLGVGGLGAYAVQYARLLGSGARVVAIARSEEKLAVARDYGVDHTIAVKGKSEADIKKDLNQAFGQVDLDAIIDCTGAPAMIQLGMSLLSISGHYVDVGLVGDRIDIPLFPRVSREQSFHGSFWGNNADLMEVMALAAQDKIKHTIKPIKFEELNKYIDLLRTGDIVGRAVMTF; encoded by the coding sequence ATGAAAGCGGCACGCATGCATGAGTACGGCAAGCCCCTGGTCCTGGAAGATATCCCGGTACCCGATATCGCGGAAGACGAGGTGCTCGTGCAGGTGAAAGCCTGTGGCATGTGCCGCTCGGACGTGCAGCTGATCGATGGCTATTTCCGCCCCTACGCCGACCTGAAGCCGCCGCTGACGCTTGGCCACGAGATCACCGGCGTCATCGCGAAAATGGGCTCGCTGGTGCCGAAGGGCGCGGGTATCGCCGAAGGCGACCATGTGGTGGTGGCTCCCGGCTGGGGTGATGGCATCTGCCGGCACTGCCAGGTGGGCGATACACAGATCTGCCCGAACGTGCGTTGGCCGGGCTTTGGTCCGGTGGGCGGGTTTGCCGAATTCATCCCCGTGCCGGCGCGCTATGTGATCAAGGTGGGCAAGAACCTGCCGTTCGAGCAACTGGCGCCACTCACCGATGCCGGCCTTACCACCTACCGCGGTATCCGCAAGCTGCGCGATGCCGGTGCCCTCGGCCCTGATCGCGTCATCGGCGTGCTTGGTGTTGGTGGCCTGGGCGCCTACGCCGTGCAGTACGCCCGGCTATTGGGTAGCGGTGCGCGTGTCGTAGCCATCGCCCGGAGCGAGGAGAAGCTGGCGGTGGCGCGCGACTACGGCGTTGACCACACCATTGCGGTGAAGGGCAAATCAGAAGCCGACATCAAGAAGGATTTGAACCAGGCTTTCGGCCAGGTCGACCTGGACGCGATCATCGATTGCACGGGTGCGCCGGCCATGATCCAGCTCGGCATGAGCCTGCTTTCCATCAGCGGCCACTACGTGGATGTGGGCCTCGTCGGCGACCGGATCGATATCCCGCTCTTCCCACGCGTATCGCGCGAGCAAAGCTTCCACGGCTCGTTCTGGGGTAACAACGCCGACCTGATGGAAGTCATGGCGCTCGCCGCGCAGGACAAGATCAAGCACACGATCAAGCCCATCAAGTTCGAAGAACTGAACAAATACATCGATCTTCTGCGCACCGGCGACATCGTCGGGCGCGCGGTGATGACGTTCTGA
- a CDS encoding response regulator — MSDADNAGSMIRVLITDDHPVMRHGLRAAISTQADMALAGEAANGREAIEKFRELRPSVALMDLQMPDVDGLDAISAIRSEFPDANIIVLTSYPGDARIMRALMLGATSYLLKSSSLEEIVRAIRASMAGRHVMDPDVAHDLAAYAGTELLTAKEVAVLALVAQGHGNKMIAGELFVSEETVKSRMRSILSKLNARDRTHAVMLAIQRGFLQP, encoded by the coding sequence GTGAGCGACGCGGATAACGCAGGCAGCATGATTCGCGTATTGATCACCGATGACCACCCGGTCATGCGGCATGGCTTGCGCGCTGCCATATCCACGCAGGCCGACATGGCGCTTGCCGGTGAAGCCGCCAACGGCCGCGAAGCCATCGAGAAATTCCGCGAATTACGCCCCAGCGTTGCCTTGATGGACTTGCAGATGCCCGATGTGGATGGCCTCGATGCCATCAGTGCCATCCGCAGTGAGTTCCCCGACGCGAACATCATCGTGCTTACCAGCTACCCCGGCGATGCGAGGATCATGCGTGCACTGATGCTGGGTGCCACCTCGTACCTGCTGAAATCATCCAGCCTGGAGGAAATCGTCCGTGCTATCCGGGCGTCCATGGCCGGGCGCCATGTGATGGACCCTGATGTCGCGCATGATCTGGCCGCCTATGCCGGCACCGAGCTGTTGACGGCAAAAGAGGTTGCTGTGCTCGCATTGGTTGCGCAGGGCCATGGCAACAAGATGATCGCGGGAGAGCTATTCGTCTCCGAGGAGACGGTGAAATCGCGCATGCGCAGCATCCTGTCCAAGCTCAATGCCCGGGACCGCACCCACGCCGTGATGCTGGCGATCCAGCGTGGGTTCTTGCAGCCATAA
- a CDS encoding winged helix-turn-helix domain-containing protein, whose amino-acid sequence MPAPSLFGPFRLEPAQRTLHRDGTLVKLGSRAFDILVMLVERQGAVVTPRELMAVAWQGLVVGESNVRVQIANLRQALGREGEGVGYIASVPGRGYTFLAHVTRPVDVRASAPTAPKPTWLAGTWSWRWVGSAV is encoded by the coding sequence ATGCCTGCACCGTCCCTGTTCGGCCCGTTCCGCCTTGAACCTGCGCAGCGCACCCTCCACCGCGATGGCACGCTGGTCAAATTGGGCAGTCGCGCGTTCGATATCCTGGTCATGCTGGTGGAGCGGCAAGGTGCCGTGGTCACCCCGCGTGAGCTGATGGCGGTGGCCTGGCAAGGCCTCGTCGTCGGCGAATCGAATGTCCGGGTCCAGATCGCCAACCTGCGCCAGGCGCTGGGCCGCGAAGGCGAAGGCGTTGGTTATATCGCCAGCGTCCCGGGTCGAGGCTATACCTTTCTTGCCCATGTCACCCGGCCGGTGGACGTGAGAGCTTCCGCACCAACGGCTCCGAAGCCCACATGGTTGGCAGGCACGTGGTCGTGGCGCTGGGTCGGTTCAGCGGTCTGA
- a CDS encoding MFS transporter translates to MHEKAFEAQCAAVQVHCQDRKQASRRTLTLFALALGSFCIGTSEFASMGILQLFSTSLGISLPTATNAITAYAFGVVIGAPAVTLAAASLNRRTLLLCLMVLFVIGNVLSSQAANLGMFAAARFISGLPQGAYFGAGAVVASYIVGPGKGGKAFALVMTGLTVATIIGSPLATFLGQNLGWRNTYLAVAGLGTLASFALLAWVPRTDALRGGPVVQELSALRKGSVWATMLVAALGVASIFAVYTFIGPFITDVVVLDRRWIPVALALFGIGMTLGNLVGGQLADRYPQRGLVIGYGAALFVLATLAVAGDNPWILMAALFGVGTTMMIAIPTIQVRLTQFAPEAPTLMGAMNLASLNVANAIGAWGGGAAIAAGLGLLSAAWAGFILTLLGLVVFAITLPRSPHLAAAAGGARA, encoded by the coding sequence ATGCATGAGAAGGCATTTGAAGCGCAGTGTGCCGCCGTACAGGTGCACTGCCAGGATCGCAAGCAGGCGTCGCGGCGCACGTTGACCTTGTTCGCCCTCGCTTTGGGCAGCTTTTGCATCGGCACGTCCGAGTTCGCCAGCATGGGCATCCTGCAGCTATTTTCGACGTCGCTCGGCATCAGCCTGCCAACCGCGACCAACGCGATCACCGCCTACGCCTTCGGCGTGGTGATCGGCGCGCCGGCCGTGACCCTGGCTGCGGCCAGCCTCAACCGCCGCACTCTCCTGCTGTGCCTCATGGTCTTGTTCGTGATCGGCAACGTACTGTCGTCCCAGGCGGCCAACCTGGGCATGTTCGCCGCGGCGCGCTTCATCAGCGGCCTGCCGCAAGGCGCGTACTTCGGGGCAGGCGCCGTAGTGGCCTCCTACATCGTAGGCCCGGGCAAAGGCGGCAAGGCGTTCGCGCTGGTAATGACCGGCCTAACCGTGGCCACGATCATCGGCTCGCCGCTGGCCACCTTCCTCGGTCAAAACCTCGGGTGGAGGAATACGTACCTTGCGGTGGCCGGGCTAGGCACACTCGCGTCCTTCGCACTGCTGGCCTGGGTGCCACGCACCGATGCCCTGCGTGGCGGTCCCGTGGTGCAGGAACTCAGCGCCCTCCGCAAGGGCTCGGTGTGGGCCACGATGCTCGTGGCAGCGCTCGGCGTGGCCAGCATCTTCGCCGTGTACACCTTCATTGGACCATTCATCACCGACGTGGTGGTGCTCGATCGCCGCTGGATTCCCGTAGCGCTCGCGCTGTTCGGCATCGGCATGACCCTCGGGAACCTGGTCGGCGGTCAGCTCGCCGATCGATACCCCCAGCGCGGACTGGTGATCGGTTATGGCGCCGCGCTGTTCGTGCTTGCGACCCTGGCCGTGGCGGGTGACAACCCATGGATCCTCATGGCCGCCCTGTTCGGCGTGGGCACCACCATGATGATCGCCATCCCGACGATACAAGTGCGCCTCACCCAGTTCGCGCCTGAGGCGCCGACACTCATGGGCGCGATGAACCTGGCATCGCTCAATGTCGCCAATGCGATCGGCGCATGGGGTGGTGGCGCGGCGATCGCGGCGGGGCTGGGATTGCTCTCCGCCGCCTGGGCGGGCTTCATCCTGACGCTGCTCGGTCTGGTCGTGTTTGCGATCACATTGCCGCGTTCGCCGCACCTGGCCGCCGCCGCGGGCGGCGCGAGGGCATGA
- a CDS encoding type 1 glutamine amidotransferase domain-containing protein — translation MRVKHVLCIATNTAVIGNFERTTGFFFPEIAHPFEVLEKAGIAVEFASPLGGIVPHDGYDGSDPVQKRFLESAAFRRLQSSRRLSEVDVLDYDAIFFPGGLGPMVDISKDRYVKQAVLRAWNGGKIVSAVCHGPVAFLGARFEDGTPFVKGRKLTSFSKAEEDGYAARDVDFDLEGVLREAGAEYTCVDPWQPHLIVDGRLITGQNPASGSIVGKAIVEALAKVD, via the coding sequence ATGCGCGTCAAGCACGTTCTTTGCATCGCGACCAACACGGCAGTCATCGGTAACTTCGAACGCACTACGGGATTCTTCTTCCCGGAGATCGCCCATCCGTTCGAGGTGCTGGAGAAGGCAGGCATCGCCGTCGAATTCGCCTCACCGCTCGGTGGCATCGTTCCGCATGATGGCTACGACGGGTCCGATCCAGTCCAGAAGCGGTTCCTGGAGAGCGCCGCTTTCCGGCGGCTGCAGAGTAGCCGCAGGCTATCCGAAGTGGATGTGCTCGATTACGACGCGATCTTCTTCCCCGGTGGACTCGGGCCCATGGTGGATATCTCGAAAGATCGCTATGTGAAGCAGGCGGTGCTGCGGGCCTGGAATGGCGGCAAGATCGTTTCCGCGGTGTGCCACGGCCCTGTCGCCTTCCTCGGCGCGCGCTTCGAGGACGGTACGCCGTTCGTCAAGGGTCGCAAGCTCACGTCCTTCTCCAAGGCCGAGGAAGACGGCTACGCGGCGCGCGATGTCGATTTCGACCTTGAAGGCGTGTTGCGTGAAGCGGGCGCCGAGTACACGTGCGTGGATCCCTGGCAGCCGCACCTGATTGTCGATGGGCGCCTGATCACCGGCCAGAACCCGGCCTCCGGGTCCATCGTCGGCAAGGCGATTGTCGAGGCCCTGGCCAAGGTCGATTAA
- a CDS encoding GlcG/HbpS family heme-binding protein, with amino-acid sequence MPRAFQTLTLADAKAMIVAAETKATALGIAYNIAVVDAGGRLLAFVRQDGALIGSIDLSIHKALTARIFDKTTAFLSGLAQPGSQLYGIQNSNEGAVVIFGGGMPVIHDGQIIGAVGTSAGTVEQDIAVAEAALAALA; translated from the coding sequence ATGCCGCGCGCGTTCCAGACGCTCACGCTAGCCGATGCCAAAGCCATGATCGTCGCGGCCGAAACCAAGGCCACGGCGCTCGGCATTGCCTACAACATCGCCGTCGTGGATGCCGGTGGCCGGCTTCTCGCGTTTGTCCGCCAGGATGGCGCGCTCATCGGCAGCATCGACCTGTCGATCCACAAAGCGCTCACCGCACGCATCTTCGATAAAACGACCGCCTTCCTGAGTGGGCTTGCCCAACCCGGCAGCCAGCTCTACGGCATCCAGAACAGCAACGAAGGCGCCGTAGTGATCTTCGGCGGCGGCATGCCGGTCATCCACGACGGCCAGATCATCGGTGCCGTCGGCACCAGTGCGGGCACGGTCGAGCAGGACATCGCCGTGGCCGAAGCCGCACTTGCGGCACTCGCGTGA
- a CDS encoding putative quinol monooxygenase: MSSKQVKVIAVLTAKEGKAGELEALLRGMTAPSRGEPGNVHYNLWRHRETPGVFVIDELYVDTAGAEAHRASPHYQNYLGRINDLATRNPIPLEAVDAI, encoded by the coding sequence ATGTCGTCGAAGCAAGTGAAGGTGATAGCCGTCCTGACCGCGAAAGAAGGCAAGGCCGGCGAACTCGAAGCATTGCTTCGCGGCATGACGGCGCCCTCGCGCGGCGAGCCGGGCAACGTGCACTACAACCTGTGGCGGCACCGCGAGACGCCAGGTGTGTTCGTGATCGACGAGTTGTATGTCGATACGGCCGGTGCCGAAGCCCACCGGGCGAGCCCGCACTACCAAAACTACCTCGGCCGCATCAACGATCTCGCCACGCGCAACCCCATTCCGCTCGAGGCGGTGGACGCGATCTGA
- a CDS encoding monovalent cation:proton antiporter-2 (CPA2) family protein produces MTGIANSQLLQAVALLGAAVLIVPVFRALKLGAVLGYLVAGVLVGPFVLGWFTDPEAILGLAELGVVMFLFVIGLEMRPAHLWALRSTIYGLGLIQLVACGAALTFVAWLLGAPPRVAFVGAMGFVLTSTAIVMQLLAESGELNQPPGQKVVAILLLEDLIIVPLLAVVAWMSPVHENASNSVPWIAALTGIGCLAVLLVAGRWLLDPLFRVLARSKVREVLCAGALLVVLGAALLMQLGGLSMALGAFVAGVLLSQSSFRHQLEADIEPFRGLLLGLFFLGVGMALDLHVVRVHWLSVLLGVVAMMLAKMAAIYGVGRALGDGHTEALDRALLMPLGGEFAFVLYASAAATGLMSQEDNARFTAIVVLSMALAPVVHATARRYLPARVVPSRPADVPPGLTGSILMIGFGRFGQVVSQSLLARDVDVTVIDTDVEMIEAATGFGFKIYYGDGTRLDVLDAAGADKARIIAICVDSRTTANTIIAITQERYPAATLMVRTYDREHSLRMAALGVKIHQRETFESALRFGSLALVELGVPRVEADEVAETVRQRDADRFARELAGIDWATAGLANFQRPQPTPFTRPTHEARTLHAPPAGDSSPAK; encoded by the coding sequence ATGACAGGCATCGCCAATAGCCAGCTGCTGCAAGCCGTGGCCCTGCTGGGCGCAGCCGTGCTGATCGTGCCCGTTTTCCGTGCACTGAAGCTGGGCGCCGTCCTCGGCTACCTCGTGGCAGGTGTACTGGTTGGGCCGTTCGTGCTCGGCTGGTTCACCGATCCGGAGGCGATCCTGGGCCTGGCCGAGCTTGGCGTGGTCATGTTCCTGTTCGTGATCGGTCTGGAAATGCGGCCTGCGCATCTTTGGGCGCTGCGCAGCACGATCTACGGCCTGGGGCTAATCCAGCTGGTGGCCTGCGGTGCCGCCCTCACTTTCGTGGCGTGGTTGCTCGGCGCCCCGCCACGGGTCGCGTTCGTCGGGGCCATGGGCTTCGTGCTCACCTCCACCGCCATCGTGATGCAACTGCTGGCCGAATCCGGTGAGCTGAACCAGCCTCCGGGGCAAAAGGTCGTCGCTATCCTGCTGCTGGAAGATCTGATCATCGTGCCCCTATTGGCCGTGGTCGCCTGGATGTCGCCAGTGCACGAGAACGCATCCAACAGCGTACCGTGGATCGCGGCCCTGACTGGCATCGGGTGCCTCGCGGTACTACTGGTCGCCGGCCGCTGGTTGCTCGATCCGTTGTTCCGCGTACTGGCCCGGTCGAAGGTGCGCGAGGTGCTGTGCGCGGGCGCGCTGCTGGTTGTGCTGGGCGCCGCACTGCTCATGCAGCTGGGCGGCCTGTCGATGGCATTGGGGGCATTCGTCGCTGGCGTGCTGCTTTCCCAGTCCAGCTTCCGCCACCAGCTCGAGGCAGATATCGAACCGTTCCGCGGCCTGCTGCTGGGCTTGTTCTTCCTTGGCGTGGGCATGGCACTGGACCTCCACGTCGTACGGGTCCACTGGCTATCCGTGCTACTAGGGGTGGTCGCGATGATGCTGGCCAAGATGGCCGCCATCTATGGCGTCGGCCGCGCCCTGGGCGATGGGCACACCGAGGCACTGGACCGCGCGCTCCTCATGCCGCTGGGCGGCGAGTTTGCCTTCGTGCTGTACGCAAGCGCCGCGGCGACCGGCCTGATGAGCCAGGAGGACAACGCGCGTTTCACCGCGATCGTCGTGCTTTCCATGGCGCTGGCACCGGTGGTCCACGCGACCGCCCGCCGCTACCTGCCTGCGCGCGTGGTCCCTTCACGCCCGGCCGATGTGCCGCCCGGGCTGACCGGTAGCATCCTGATGATCGGCTTCGGCCGCTTTGGCCAGGTGGTAAGCCAGTCGTTGCTTGCACGAGATGTGGACGTCACGGTGATCGATACGGATGTCGAGATGATCGAAGCCGCCACCGGGTTTGGATTCAAGATCTATTATGGCGATGGCACACGGCTGGATGTGCTGGATGCGGCAGGTGCCGACAAGGCACGGATCATTGCCATCTGCGTCGATTCACGCACTACCGCGAACACCATTATCGCGATCACCCAGGAGCGCTACCCCGCCGCCACGCTCATGGTACGTACTTACGATCGCGAGCATTCACTCCGCATGGCGGCGCTGGGCGTGAAAATCCACCAGCGGGAAACATTTGAATCCGCCTTGCGCTTCGGTAGCCTCGCGCTGGTGGAACTTGGCGTTCCTCGCGTCGAAGCCGATGAAGTGGCCGAGACGGTACGCCAACGCGATGCCGACCGATTCGCGCGCGAGCTCGCCGGGATCGATTGGGCCACCGCCGGCCTTGCCAACTTCCAGCGACCACAACCCACGCCATTCACCCGGCCCACGCACGAAGCGCGCACGCTACATGCACCGCCCGCCGGTGATTCTTCACCTGCGAAGTAA